A window of Pomacea canaliculata isolate SZHN2017 linkage group LG3, ASM307304v1, whole genome shotgun sequence contains these coding sequences:
- the LOC112558855 gene encoding uncharacterized protein LOC112558855, whose amino-acid sequence MEVLSAKCKTRIGFWNVRTMYETGKLTQITAEMRRYNLHILGVSESRWTGSGRVKTQTRETVLYSGREDNQHHEGVAIILRKGIDKCLIEWKPINSRLITARVRGRHGNMTLIQCYAPTNDSDDEAKDTFYDQLQAEVSAAPHHDLLIVMGDMNAKVGNDNTHVERAMGRHGCGCMNENGERLVELCTMYNLVIGGTLFPHRNVHKLTWCSPNGRDSNQIDHLMINGSWRRSLLDVRARRGDVGSDHHLVVADIKMKLRSTGRKSAAHRRFDVERLQDPKLKNAFTLQVKNRFQALADMTDICEANAESINQRWDLVRTVYQKSSETSLGLRGTKKKECITPETWKAIEERRELKKKVTSTRSERLQEKFKLQYREMNQKVKRLARTDKRAYLNNLANEAEEAARKREQGKLYKITKTISGKFHSTNDAPVKDKEGKLLTTEREQEARWAEHFREVLNRPPPSEEADIQEAIEDLDVNIAPPEKQEIITAIKSLKNRKAPGQDNLNAELFKADPELAANILQPLFTAIREGKTISNDELLARCGQESMTTILMKKRWRWIGHVIRGGSNSITKTALHWTPEGKHKRGRPKNTWRRTVEAEMKTLNHSWGTVGKLAQDRQKWRNFVAALRADWHNGQ is encoded by the exons ATGGAAGTCTTGAGCGCCAAATGCAAGACCAGAATAGGCTTCTGGAATGTGCGCACCATGTATGAAACTGGTAAGTTGACACAAATTACGGCCGAGATGAGGCGTTACAACTTACACATACTTGGAGTAAGTGAAAGCAGATGGACAGGCTCTGGAAGAGTAAAGACCCAGACCAGAGAGACAGTGCTGTATTCTGGCAGAGAGGACAACCAACACCATGAGGGAGTAGCCATCATCCTGAGGAAAGGAATAGATAAGTGCCTGATAGAGTGGAAGCCGATCAACAGCAGACTGATTACAGCCAGAGTGAGAGGGAGACATGGCAACATGACCTtgatccagtgctatgcaccaacCAACGACAGCGATGATGAGGCGAAGGACACCTTTTACGATCAATTGCAGGCAGAAGTAAGTGCAGCACCCCACCATGACCTGTTGATTGtgatgggcgacatgaatgccaaagttgggaACGACAACACCCATGTAGAGAGAGCTATGGGCAGACATGGTTGTGGCTGCATGAACGAGAACGGAGAGAGACTAGTGGAGCTATGCACTATGTACAACCTAGTGATTGGAGGAACGCTATTCCCTCACCGCAATGTCCACAAACTAACATGGTGCTCACCCAATGGTAGGGACAGTAACCAGATCGACCACCTAATGATCAACGGCTCCTGGAGACGTTCCCTGCTCGACGTCAGGGCGAGAAGAGGAGATGTTGGAAGTGACCATCACCTTGTTGTAgcagacataaaaatgaaactgcgaAGTACAGGACGCAAGTCAGCAGCACACAGACGCTTTGATGTGGAAAGATTGCAGGACCCCAAACTGAAAAACGCCTTCACTCTTCAagtgaaaaacagatttcaggcacttgcagacatgacagacatttgcGAGGCAAATGCAGAAAGCATAAACCAGAGATGGGACCTTGTGAGAACAGTGTACCAGAAAAGCAGCGAGACTAGTCTTGGACTGAGAGGAACTAAGAAGAAGGAATGTATAACACCAGAAACGTGGAAGGcgatagaggaaagaagagaactAAAAAAGAAGGTGACTAGCACCAGATCCGAAAGACTGCAAGAGAAGTTCAAACTACAGTACAGAGAGATGAACCAGAAAGTGAAACGCTTGGCGAGAACAGACAAGCGGGCCTACTTGAACAACCTAGCAAATGAAGCcgaagaagcagcaagaaaaagagaacaaggaAAGCTGTACAAGATCACCAAGACAATTAGCGGCAAATTCCACAGCACCAACGATGCCCCAGTCAAGGACAAGGAAGGGAAGCTGctaacgacagagagagaacaagaagcacGCTGGGCTGAACACTTCAGAGAGGTCCTGAACAGACCACCACCTTCCGAAGAAGCCGACATACAAGAAGCCATTGAGGACCTAGACGTTAACATCGCCCCAccagagaagcaggaaatcatcaCAGCAATCAAAtccttgaagaacagaaaggcaCCAGGCCAGGACAATCTGAATGCTGAACTATTCAAAGCTGACCCAGAACTGGCAGCCAATATCCTGCAACCCCTATTTACCGCAATACgggaagggaa gacaatctccaacgatGAACTGCTTGCCCGGTGTGGGCAGGAGAGCATGACCACCATCCTaatgaagaagcgatggcgctggattggtcacgtcatCAGAGGCGGAAGCAACTCCATcacaaaaactgccttacactggactcCAGAGGGAAAACACAAGCGAGGCCGGCCCAAGAACACCTGGCgacgaactgtggaggcagaaaTGAAGACCCTAAACCACAGCTGGGGCACTGTGGGGAAGCTAGCCCAGGACAGACAAAAGTGGAGGaactttgtcgctgccctacgtgccgactgGCATAACGGGCAGTAA